The Hymenobacter sp. GOD-10R genome includes a window with the following:
- the hppD gene encoding 4-hydroxyphenylpyruvate dioxygenase → METSSPLLAAAPQTAADFLPLKGTDYIEFYVGNAKQSAYYYQAAFGFELVAYAGPETGLRDRASYVLQQNKIRLVLTTSLLPDSEISEHVRRHGDGVKVMALWVDDARKSFEETTKRGARPAFEPYTLSDEHGEVTLAGIYTYGETIHTFVERTKYTGPFMPGFVARTSAVPQGNTVGLQYIDHCVGNVGWGQMNQWVKFYEDVMGFKLLITFDDDDISTEYSALMSKVVSNGNGYVKFPINEPAEGKKKSQIEEYLDYYHEAGVQHIAIITHDIRTTVAELRRRGVEFLSVPATYYDDVLDRVGAIDEDLASLKALNLLVDRDEEGYLLQIFTKPVEDRPTVFYEIIQRKGAKSFGKGNFKALFESIEREQALRGNL, encoded by the coding sequence ATGGAGACCTCATCTCCCTTGCTCGCGGCGGCACCCCAAACGGCCGCCGATTTCTTGCCTTTAAAAGGCACTGACTACATCGAATTTTACGTGGGCAACGCCAAGCAGTCGGCCTACTACTATCAAGCCGCATTCGGGTTTGAGCTAGTCGCCTACGCTGGTCCGGAAACAGGCCTGCGTGACCGAGCTAGCTACGTGCTCCAGCAGAATAAAATTCGCTTGGTACTGACTACCTCCCTCCTCCCCGACTCCGAAATATCGGAACACGTGCGCCGCCACGGCGACGGCGTGAAGGTGATGGCGCTGTGGGTAGATGATGCCCGCAAGTCCTTTGAAGAAACAACCAAGCGCGGCGCCCGCCCGGCCTTCGAGCCGTACACGCTTTCCGATGAGCATGGTGAAGTCACGCTCGCGGGCATTTACACTTACGGCGAAACGATTCACACCTTCGTGGAACGCACGAAGTACACCGGGCCATTTATGCCAGGGTTTGTGGCGCGGACTAGTGCAGTGCCACAAGGCAACACTGTTGGCTTGCAATATATTGACCACTGTGTTGGCAACGTCGGTTGGGGACAAATGAACCAGTGGGTGAAGTTTTACGAAGACGTTATGGGCTTCAAACTACTCATCACCTTCGACGACGACGATATCAGTACTGAGTATTCGGCTTTAATGTCGAAGGTCGTCTCGAACGGCAACGGCTACGTGAAGTTCCCGATCAATGAGCCAGCCGAGGGCAAGAAGAAGTCGCAGATTGAGGAGTACCTCGATTACTACCACGAGGCTGGCGTACAGCACATTGCCATTATTACGCACGATATTCGAACGACAGTTGCTGAGCTGCGGCGCCGCGGCGTAGAATTCCTGAGCGTACCCGCCACTTATTACGACGATGTGCTAGACCGGGTAGGCGCCATCGACGAAGACCTAGCTTCCTTGAAAGCACTCAACCTGTTGGTCGACCGTGACGAGGAAGGCTACTTGCTCCAAATTTTTACGAAGCCAGTGGAGGACCGTCCCACGGTCTTTTACGAAATCATTCAGCGCAAAGGCGCGAAGAGTTTCGGTAAGGGCAATTTCAAAGCCCTGTTCGAGTCGATTGAGCGGGAACAAGCACTGCGCGGCAACTTGTAA
- a CDS encoding DUF952 domain-containing protein — MLYRITSSADWKQAQLQGFFTSPDLLVAGYIHSSVLSQVVDTANMFWLGREDVLILEIDGAYLRAEGIEVEVRQQWAAERGQVLNSILGSIPLAAIV; from the coding sequence TTGCTTTACCGTATTACTTCATCAGCAGACTGGAAGCAGGCGCAGCTGCAAGGCTTTTTCACTAGCCCTGATCTGCTCGTTGCTGGCTATATTCATAGCTCAGTACTCTCACAAGTGGTTGATACTGCCAACATGTTTTGGCTTGGCCGTGAAGATGTGCTGATCTTGGAAATAGATGGGGCGTACTTACGAGCCGAAGGAATAGAGGTAGAGGTGAGACAACAATGGGCCGCTGAACGGGGACAGGTGTTAAACTCCATCCTGGGCTCCATTCCCTTGGCTGCCATCGTGTGA
- a CDS encoding ABC-F family ATP-binding cassette domain-containing protein — protein sequence MNLLSAENISKNYADRWLFRELAFGLSQGQRVALVGINGAGKTTLLRILAGQEQPDTGSVSVRKDIRVAFLGQQPVFNESLTVEQTIFASQNDTLAAIRDYEHVVNDPNHKPDDLQRVMERMDALNAWDYDSQVKQILGRLGILGELLDRQVSKLSGGQRKRVALARVLIEEPEVLILDEPTNHLDLDTIEWLENRLASPSLTLLMVTHDRYFLDKVANEIVELDQGRVHRYQGNYSYFVEKKAEREQMEVAEVEKARNLLRKELEWMRRQPQARGTKQKARIDAFYETQEKAKTKIGGPQLELSVKTTRQGGKIIEVEHLHKQFGDKVVLQDFSYVFKKKDRIGLIGPNGAGKSTLLNMLTGQLAPDSGAIDKGQNTVFGYYTQSELAFDESQRVIDIVKEVAEVVEMANGDVVTASQFLQHFQFPPAQQYTLVNKLSGGEKRRLQLLRVLIKNPNFLILDEPTNDLDIITLNILEEFLLNFTGCLLIVSHDRYFMDALVEHVFVLEPGGNLRNFPGNYTDYREWQKEHNAAEYAQEAARTAKAAAGVAPAAAPIASPAVATPAKRKATFAEKKEYEQIEADIERLEASKQQLIEQLNTGQGTHQQLADWAAQLKRTDAELDAKGERWLELADLM from the coding sequence ATGAATCTTCTTTCTGCTGAAAATATATCAAAAAATTACGCCGACCGCTGGTTGTTCCGCGAGCTAGCTTTTGGTTTGAGCCAAGGGCAGCGCGTGGCGCTAGTAGGCATCAACGGCGCCGGCAAAACCACGCTGCTACGTATTCTGGCTGGTCAGGAGCAACCTGATACCGGCTCGGTGAGTGTGCGCAAAGACATTCGCGTGGCCTTCTTGGGCCAACAACCGGTCTTCAATGAATCATTGACCGTTGAGCAAACTATTTTTGCCAGCCAAAATGATACGCTAGCCGCCATTCGCGACTACGAGCATGTGGTGAATGACCCCAACCACAAGCCGGACGATCTACAGCGCGTGATGGAGCGCATGGACGCCCTCAACGCGTGGGATTATGACTCGCAGGTAAAACAGATCCTAGGTCGCCTAGGTATTCTGGGTGAGCTGCTCGACCGGCAAGTGAGCAAGCTCTCTGGTGGGCAACGTAAGCGCGTGGCGCTAGCCCGTGTCCTCATCGAGGAGCCGGAAGTTCTTATTCTGGACGAGCCAACCAACCATTTGGATCTTGACACCATTGAGTGGCTTGAGAATCGGCTCGCTTCTCCGTCTCTTACTTTGCTCATGGTAACCCACGACCGCTACTTCTTAGATAAGGTAGCCAATGAGATTGTGGAGCTCGATCAAGGCCGTGTGCACCGCTACCAAGGCAACTACTCCTATTTTGTGGAGAAGAAAGCGGAGCGCGAGCAGATGGAAGTGGCCGAAGTAGAAAAAGCGCGCAACTTATTGCGGAAAGAGTTAGAATGGATGCGTCGCCAGCCACAGGCACGCGGCACCAAGCAGAAAGCGCGTATCGATGCTTTCTACGAAACACAGGAGAAAGCCAAGACGAAGATTGGTGGGCCACAGCTAGAGCTGTCGGTGAAAACGACGCGCCAAGGCGGTAAGATCATTGAGGTGGAGCACCTGCACAAGCAGTTTGGCGACAAAGTCGTGCTGCAAGACTTCAGCTACGTGTTCAAGAAAAAGGACCGCATCGGTTTGATCGGGCCCAACGGCGCGGGCAAGTCGACGCTGCTGAATATGCTCACAGGGCAGCTAGCTCCCGATAGTGGTGCTATCGACAAAGGCCAGAATACAGTCTTTGGGTACTACACACAGAGCGAGTTAGCGTTCGATGAGAGCCAGCGCGTGATTGACATTGTGAAGGAAGTAGCCGAGGTAGTAGAAATGGCCAATGGTGATGTAGTGACGGCTTCACAATTTTTGCAGCACTTCCAGTTTCCACCCGCGCAGCAGTACACCTTGGTGAATAAGCTGAGCGGCGGAGAGAAGCGTCGCTTACAACTATTACGCGTGCTCATCAAGAACCCCAACTTCCTTATACTCGACGAGCCGACCAACGACCTCGACATCATTACCCTCAATATTCTAGAGGAATTTTTGCTCAACTTCACTGGCTGCCTGCTTATTGTATCGCACGACCGCTACTTTATGGATGCACTGGTGGAGCATGTGTTCGTGCTGGAGCCAGGTGGCAATCTGCGCAACTTCCCTGGCAATTATACCGACTACCGCGAGTGGCAAAAGGAGCACAACGCCGCCGAGTATGCTCAAGAAGCAGCACGCACGGCCAAAGCTGCCGCAGGCGTAGCTCCAGCTGCGGCTCCGATAGCTAGCCCCGCTGTGGCAACGCCAGCTAAGCGGAAGGCAACCTTCGCCGAGAAAAAAGAATACGAGCAGATAGAAGCTGACATTGAGCGGCTTGAAGCCAGCAAACAGCAGCTTATCGAGCAACTTAACACTGGCCAAGGCACACACCAGCAACTCGCCGACTGGGCTGCTCAACTCAAGCGTACCGACGCAGAGTTAGATGCCAAAGGCGAACGGTGGCTGGAACTAGCGGACCTAATGTAA
- the murI gene encoding glutamate racemase gives MAPTSSDLATRPIGVFDSGIGGLTVARAVNRVLPHERLIYFGDTAHLPYGDKSQAAIQAYSIKICDLLLRQQCKVILIACNSASAAAYELVREYVGSKARVLNVIDPIVAHIGEVYAGRTVGLIGTKQTVNSNVYKKKIDDLDANVQLQSLATPLLVPMIEEGFFENNISDNIIRTYLANPHLDGIDALVLGCTHYPLIQEEIKAYYQGRVAVLDASDVVAQHVKAYLLDHQLAAPTTANSPEHLFYVSDFTRSFEESTRIFFGYQVRLEHYPLWE, from the coding sequence ATGGCTCCTACTTCTTCCGACCTAGCTACCCGACCTATTGGTGTATTCGACAGCGGCATTGGCGGTCTGACTGTGGCACGGGCGGTCAACCGCGTATTGCCCCACGAACGATTAATCTATTTCGGCGACACGGCGCACCTACCTTACGGTGATAAGTCGCAAGCTGCTATTCAAGCGTATAGCATCAAGATTTGTGACTTGCTGCTACGCCAGCAATGCAAGGTTATTTTAATTGCCTGCAACTCTGCCTCCGCCGCTGCTTATGAACTAGTGCGCGAATATGTAGGCAGCAAAGCACGCGTACTGAACGTGATAGACCCCATCGTTGCCCATATTGGTGAAGTGTATGCTGGCCGCACAGTTGGCCTGATTGGAACGAAGCAGACAGTAAACTCCAACGTTTATAAGAAGAAAATCGACGACCTAGATGCCAACGTGCAGCTTCAGTCGCTGGCCACTCCGTTATTGGTCCCTATGATTGAGGAGGGCTTCTTCGAAAATAATATCAGTGACAACATTATCCGAACCTACCTAGCTAATCCTCACCTAGATGGAATTGACGCCTTGGTACTAGGTTGCACTCATTATCCTCTTATTCAGGAAGAAATAAAAGCTTATTACCAGGGGCGAGTGGCGGTTCTAGATGCTTCTGATGTAGTTGCGCAGCATGTGAAAGCTTATTTGCTTGACCACCAGTTAGCTGCTCCCACTACTGCCAACTCACCAGAGCACCTATTCTACGTCTCTGACTTCACGCGTTCCTTCGAGGAGAGTACACGAATCTTCTTCGGATACCAAGTGCGTCTGGAGCATTATCCACTCTGGGAGTAG
- a CDS encoding T9SS type A sorting domain-containing protein produces the protein MKNSYLNAVLHYLRPPSWMLALVAPLLFISPLTFGQTFTENMGNTPGTGGSPTNLNGYNAGGIGSRESISHANTRGAFKNTQFTFSGSAVGAGTAPAPGANPPALPGIFFGPQSGNPTAAGEYTFQISNINTSYLQDLKLYFNLYSATTTGSTFIVEYNTNTGAGWIEAYNSSTANSTWTVKDATLSGAKGASNLSIRFRKPANTTAREFRMDDVQLVGTPMLVVDQSSIDFGPLPIGQSTVKSFTVKSAELTKNVAITLPTTSPFSISTSNTASTFSNSVTLTPANGNVNSTVYVRFAPTQVSDYSETISLDSDGTSGNVVDLAGSGTPSAPTLVVDPSSLDFGTVASNGSGQTLTFKVTGYNLTAPIAITATNTAIQFRDPSTNGNFGTTLSLTPSSSNGGISKTIEVRTTSGVPVGAFTGYINLKGSSTDGVSAQVTITAINNGADAELSLSGTAPTKFSTVANIASAYQSYNVGGTNLQSDITVTAPSLFQVSLTSDFSDITVGATGNSIQILRPRDGSGNVTNLNIAGVPIYFRYLPSDARDVNNVNIFITSQPATTKAIQVSGTSVPSVELTNGFTPAANIILGSGPTNGQSMTISAKRVSNAITISVATDANDYNASKTPQYELSDNNSTWGSTIVINPDASTYTATKTIYVRYNPTYLGTSTTFLLYQTNDSNTKTAQVFSNNTDGTNNGTLTGNALANEPVKDVAATITVQRDLAAGSAVVNFNLPSGYDSRTNTQGYGESRLLVVSLNSSMPADAQPVDGTSYNINSGVYGGTGTSQQVASGYHVVYAGSAPTATITGLDKTKTYYFYSYDFNNLFTYINSSNQQVTVGVQNAENYKTPSVSVAGIVAPGAPLPVELMAFGAKLQKGRVYITWSTASEKDNEGFNIERSQDGKTFTSIAYQKGQGTTANKTSYDAIDNQPLVGTSYYRLKQTDFDGTISYSPVVTILNAVSSMSASVYPNPTQDVVTINLGQLAVEGVQVQVTDMMGRAVQAQKLGATGELNLRDLKPGTYLITINAGEQRFMSKVVKN, from the coding sequence ATGAAGAACTCTTACTTGAACGCTGTGTTACACTACTTACGACCTCCTTCGTGGATGTTGGCTTTAGTGGCTCCTTTGCTGTTTATTTCACCCTTAACGTTCGGACAAACGTTCACGGAGAACATGGGGAATACTCCTGGCACAGGAGGTAGCCCAACTAATCTCAACGGGTATAATGCAGGCGGTATAGGCTCGCGTGAAAGTATTTCGCATGCTAATACCCGCGGAGCTTTCAAGAATACTCAGTTTACCTTTTCAGGATCAGCTGTTGGAGCGGGTACTGCTCCTGCTCCAGGTGCGAATCCTCCAGCATTGCCTGGTATTTTCTTCGGCCCTCAGTCTGGAAATCCAACTGCGGCTGGCGAGTATACTTTTCAGATAAGTAATATTAACACTTCTTATCTACAGGATCTGAAACTGTATTTCAACCTATACAGCGCTACTACAACAGGTTCAACCTTTATTGTTGAGTATAATACTAATACAGGTGCAGGGTGGATTGAAGCATACAATAGCTCGACCGCTAATTCTACTTGGACAGTTAAGGATGCTACTCTTTCAGGTGCGAAAGGAGCTTCCAATCTGAGCATTCGTTTTAGAAAACCAGCGAATACCACTGCTCGTGAGTTTCGGATGGATGATGTGCAGCTAGTAGGTACACCGATGCTTGTAGTAGATCAAAGCAGTATCGATTTTGGTCCGCTTCCTATAGGACAGTCCACCGTTAAGTCTTTCACGGTGAAAAGTGCTGAACTAACGAAAAACGTAGCTATTACTCTACCTACAACTTCTCCTTTCTCGATCAGCACTAGTAATACGGCGTCTACTTTTTCTAACAGCGTTACTCTCACTCCTGCCAATGGTAACGTGAATAGCACAGTTTACGTGCGGTTTGCGCCCACACAAGTATCCGATTACTCAGAAACGATTTCATTAGATTCTGATGGTACAAGTGGAAATGTAGTTGATTTAGCTGGGTCAGGTACCCCTTCAGCCCCCACACTTGTAGTAGATCCTAGTTCGCTAGATTTCGGAACCGTTGCATCTAATGGTTCGGGGCAGACGTTAACTTTCAAAGTAACAGGTTACAACTTAACTGCCCCTATTGCTATTACCGCAACTAACACTGCTATTCAATTTCGCGATCCTTCTACTAATGGCAACTTTGGTACAACTTTATCGTTGACACCTAGCTCTTCTAACGGCGGTATATCAAAGACGATAGAGGTGCGCACCACATCAGGTGTGCCTGTTGGTGCATTCACAGGCTATATCAATTTAAAGGGTTCTTCTACGGATGGTGTTTCTGCACAAGTAACTATCACGGCTATCAACAACGGTGCTGACGCTGAACTCTCTCTTTCTGGAACAGCACCAACTAAGTTTTCAACTGTAGCCAATATAGCTTCTGCTTACCAGTCTTATAACGTGGGTGGCACTAATTTACAGAGCGACATCACAGTTACTGCTCCTAGCTTATTTCAGGTGTCACTCACTTCGGACTTCTCTGATATCACAGTTGGTGCTACCGGTAACTCTATCCAAATCCTTCGCCCACGTGACGGTAGCGGTAATGTGACTAACCTGAATATCGCCGGTGTGCCAATTTATTTCCGGTACCTACCAAGTGATGCTCGTGATGTCAACAACGTCAACATCTTTATCACGAGTCAACCTGCCACAACTAAAGCCATTCAGGTGTCTGGTACGAGTGTGCCCTCGGTGGAGCTAACGAACGGTTTTACCCCAGCAGCTAACATTATATTAGGTTCGGGTCCAACCAATGGTCAATCTATGACCATTAGTGCTAAGCGTGTATCAAATGCAATCACTATATCAGTTGCAACCGATGCCAATGATTACAACGCAAGCAAGACTCCTCAATACGAACTGTCAGACAACAACAGCACTTGGGGTAGCACAATCGTAATCAATCCGGATGCAAGTACTTATACTGCTACAAAGACGATTTATGTACGATATAATCCAACTTACCTAGGGACGTCTACTACCTTTTTGTTGTATCAAACAAATGATTCGAACACCAAAACTGCGCAAGTATTTAGCAATAACACAGATGGTACTAACAACGGTACGCTAACAGGAAATGCGCTTGCTAATGAGCCTGTTAAAGATGTCGCGGCTACTATCACGGTGCAACGCGACTTGGCGGCAGGATCTGCCGTAGTGAACTTCAACTTACCGTCTGGTTATGACAGCCGAACCAATACGCAAGGGTATGGCGAAAGCCGTTTGTTAGTTGTAAGTCTCAACTCAAGTATGCCGGCAGACGCACAGCCAGTTGATGGTACTTCTTACAACATTAATAGTGGTGTATATGGTGGTACAGGAACTAGCCAACAAGTAGCGTCGGGTTACCATGTCGTATACGCTGGCTCTGCTCCTACTGCAACAATAACGGGGCTGGACAAGACGAAGACTTACTACTTCTACTCGTATGATTTCAACAACCTATTTACTTACATAAATAGCAGCAACCAGCAAGTAACTGTAGGTGTGCAGAATGCTGAAAACTACAAGACTCCCTCTGTATCGGTTGCTGGCATTGTAGCGCCAGGAGCACCACTACCAGTTGAGCTTATGGCTTTCGGAGCGAAGCTGCAGAAGGGACGTGTATATATAACGTGGTCCACAGCTTCCGAAAAAGATAACGAAGGATTTAACATAGAGCGTAGCCAAGATGGCAAAACGTTCACGAGCATTGCCTATCAAAAAGGACAGGGTACGACAGCCAACAAGACGTCTTATGATGCAATTGACAATCAGCCGCTAGTAGGTACCTCTTACTACCGTCTCAAGCAAACTGATTTTGACGGTACTATCTCTTACTCGCCAGTAGTGACCATCTTGAATGCGGTCAGCTCGATGAGCGCGAGTGTGTATCCAAATCCAACGCAGGATGTAGTAACGATTAATTTGGGTCAGCTGGCAGTAGAAGGGGTACAAGTACAGGTAACAGACATGATGGGCCGCGCCGTCCAAGCTCAAAAGCTAGGCGCCACCGGCGAACTAAACCTGCGTGATCTTAAGCCTGGCACTTACCTTATTACAATTAATGCAGGCGAACAACGCTTCATGAGCAAAGTGGTTAAAAACTAG
- a CDS encoding T9SS type A sorting domain-containing protein, giving the protein MHPSDIFSVHQHAKAIRVPLAVVALVFCSFIGKAQTGVICRWDGGANTNNYLDAANWENDQVPSSIDNAVFDHSYIHGEYTVSLNTTLNRVTLNSINIDPGLGDSIRVEVPSTNTLIAIAATSTSPALSPALTIMGNGGMALAIHDKGVFTNASGASSGTAVEIAGTAATLFIYNGGTYRHYSATGHATAVENLSTIPGTENGNWVFRRGSGTLSLSNRSYPNLILRCPSNQTATNYGGSGSGILTVRGNLIIGPKATFGPTMAGEIRVAGNVVVQGAMRFVPDNSGASGTGTLTLNGQTAQAINGLAFGATTTSPNYLGPGVTLRINNTSASGVTLQAPMMVNGTLELLKGSLNTDGVNLLTLANNVQGASSTSFVNGPVARTVSIPGSVVFPVGRAAASDVAYRPVKLDITTLALPTTFTVVQQEGAFDATNLNGDLKRVSKMRSFQVTPSPIPTAGQFEGTITLSFGPDDMVTNPEASSLVIAKNSGSGWINIGRSTYTGVASNNMSVAGTLTSAPFTSFSQFTLANTEITAGRNPLPVTLTSFSATQKATRVHLRWTTATEKDNSYFDVQRSTDGHNFETIERVPGQQQSTQATVYSSFDPNIPAITGSIYYRLCQVDDDNTKTYSSVVTIQHVTGEISIYPNPTCSQLIIEVPTNEKVAYSITGAMGQIVLSGELSNSGILNVQDVPDGIYYIKLNTDGSSVTRKFIKQQ; this is encoded by the coding sequence ATGCATCCATCTGATATCTTCAGTGTTCATCAACACGCCAAAGCGATTCGGGTACCATTAGCAGTAGTAGCACTGGTATTTTGCTCGTTCATCGGGAAAGCTCAAACGGGCGTTATTTGTAGATGGGATGGTGGCGCTAACACAAACAACTACTTAGATGCAGCAAACTGGGAAAATGATCAAGTGCCAAGCAGTATTGATAATGCTGTTTTTGATCATTCCTATATCCATGGAGAGTACACTGTATCATTAAACACTACACTAAATAGGGTAACCTTAAATTCCATTAACATTGACCCAGGTCTTGGTGATAGTATCAGGGTAGAGGTACCTAGCACGAATACGCTGATTGCGATTGCCGCTACTTCTACTTCTCCTGCACTCTCTCCGGCACTTACCATTATGGGAAATGGCGGAATGGCACTAGCTATTCACGATAAAGGTGTATTCACCAATGCCTCTGGTGCAAGCAGTGGAACTGCCGTCGAAATAGCCGGTACTGCAGCAACCTTGTTCATTTACAATGGCGGAACTTACCGGCACTATAGTGCAACCGGACATGCTACTGCCGTCGAAAACCTCTCAACTATTCCTGGTACCGAAAACGGCAACTGGGTTTTCCGCCGGGGTAGTGGAACCTTATCATTGTCGAATCGAAGCTATCCAAATCTAATTTTACGCTGTCCTTCTAACCAAACAGCTACTAACTACGGGGGCTCTGGGTCGGGTATCCTGACAGTTCGTGGCAACTTGATTATAGGTCCAAAGGCAACATTCGGCCCTACAATGGCGGGAGAAATTCGTGTGGCAGGCAATGTTGTTGTGCAAGGTGCCATGCGCTTTGTGCCAGACAATAGTGGTGCTTCCGGTACGGGAACATTAACCTTAAACGGGCAAACGGCCCAAGCAATTAATGGATTGGCTTTCGGTGCGACAACAACTAGCCCTAACTACCTAGGTCCGGGAGTAACATTGAGAATCAATAACACCAGTGCCAGTGGTGTCACATTGCAAGCACCAATGATGGTGAATGGCACACTAGAGCTACTTAAAGGATCATTGAATACGGACGGTGTCAACTTACTGACGCTAGCCAACAATGTCCAAGGCGCGTCTAGTACCAGCTTTGTGAATGGGCCGGTAGCCCGTACTGTAAGCATACCAGGAAGCGTTGTTTTTCCAGTGGGACGCGCAGCTGCATCAGATGTAGCCTATCGACCAGTAAAGCTAGACATTACCACCCTCGCTTTACCCACTACATTCACTGTAGTGCAGCAGGAAGGAGCTTTCGATGCAACGAACTTAAACGGAGACTTGAAGCGCGTAAGTAAGATGCGCTCCTTTCAGGTAACACCTTCTCCTATTCCAACTGCTGGTCAGTTTGAGGGCACCATCACCCTAAGCTTTGGTCCGGATGATATGGTGACGAATCCAGAAGCTAGCTCACTAGTGATTGCCAAGAACAGCGGAAGTGGCTGGATCAATATTGGACGTTCTACTTATACAGGTGTAGCAAGTAACAATATGAGTGTAGCAGGGACACTTACCTCAGCCCCGTTCACCTCATTTAGTCAGTTTACATTGGCTAACACTGAGATAACTGCTGGTCGAAACCCACTTCCTGTTACCCTCACTAGCTTTTCTGCTACACAAAAGGCAACGCGTGTACATCTCCGCTGGACGACAGCAACGGAAAAGGATAACAGCTACTTCGATGTACAACGTAGCACCGATGGTCACAACTTCGAAACAATAGAAAGAGTACCAGGGCAACAACAGAGTACTCAAGCTACTGTGTATAGTAGCTTCGACCCCAACATACCAGCTATCACAGGATCAATCTACTACCGTTTGTGTCAGGTGGATGATGATAACACCAAAACTTACTCGTCAGTAGTAACTATTCAGCACGTAACAGGCGAGATTTCTATCTATCCTAATCCAACTTGTTCTCAGCTAATCATAGAGGTGCCTACTAATGAGAAGGTTGCGTATAGCATTACGGGCGCCATGGGGCAGATAGTGCTATCTGGGGAGCTTTCGAATAGCGGCATTCTAAATGTGCAAGACGTGCCGGATGGTATTTACTATATAAAGCTAAATACAGACGGTAGCTCTGTAACTCGCAAATTCATTAAGCAGCAATAA
- a CDS encoding iron-sulfur cluster assembly accessory protein, giving the protein MITVSDKAKTKVEHLMHEAHLDETYRLRASVAGGGCSGLSYKLDFDNEVKPMDQEFEDKGVRVVVDMKSFLYLAGTQLDFSDGLNGKGFFFDNPNASRTCGCGESFSV; this is encoded by the coding sequence ATGATTACCGTTTCTGATAAAGCAAAGACAAAGGTTGAACACCTCATGCATGAAGCTCACTTAGATGAGACGTATCGGCTACGTGCTTCTGTAGCAGGTGGTGGCTGCTCGGGGTTGTCCTACAAATTGGATTTCGATAACGAAGTAAAGCCCATGGACCAAGAGTTCGAGGACAAAGGCGTTCGGGTAGTCGTTGATATGAAGAGCTTTCTGTACCTAGCAGGTACGCAACTAGACTTCTCCGACGGCCTAAATGGCAAAGGATTCTTCTTTGACAATCCCAACGCTTCCCGCACTTGTGGTTGCGGTGAAAGCTTTTCAGTTTAA
- the iscU gene encoding Fe-S cluster assembly scaffold IscU, translated as MAYSDKVIDHYSNPRNVGTLDKSKKNVGTGLVGAPECGDVMRLQIEVDETTNTITDAKFKTFGCGSAIASSSLATEWLKGKTIDEALSIDNMEIVEELALPPVKIHCSVLAEDAIKSAISDYRVKNGLPALEEAKSHH; from the coding sequence ATGGCTTACTCCGATAAAGTAATCGACCATTACAGCAACCCACGTAACGTAGGTACGCTGGATAAAAGCAAAAAAAACGTAGGTACTGGTTTGGTAGGTGCTCCTGAGTGCGGCGACGTAATGCGCTTGCAGATCGAGGTAGACGAAACGACCAACACCATCACCGACGCTAAATTCAAGACATTCGGTTGCGGCTCGGCAATTGCCTCTTCTTCGCTAGCAACTGAGTGGCTGAAAGGCAAAACTATTGACGAGGCTCTGAGCATCGACAACATGGAGATTGTAGAAGAGCTAGCTCTTCCTCCTGTTAAGATTCACTGCTCAGTACTAGCTGAAGACGCCATCAAGTCGGCTATCAGCGACTACCGCGTGAAAAACGGTCTACCTGCGCTAGAAGAAGCCAAGTCACACCATTAA